In Nematostella vectensis chromosome 3, jaNemVect1.1, whole genome shotgun sequence, the genomic window tctttactgaattatgcgctaaattacaTGGAATATCAACTATTACGCCCCAAATTATGCGGAATTGCACATATTTCATGGAAAACAAACAATTAAGAGCTAAATTACTTCGAATTTCCagcgaaaatatcttaggcgagtttcaTTTGCTccaggccttcgcggtttaacAAATAACACCTagtcttttttgttgttttcaaaatatcaCATCTTTACAAAgaatatctgtcttttttacgagaaatagaggtaagaccCCTTAAAGAACACATTAGCTGTGTAATTAAATGATTGGCTTTCAAAATTAAGCCGAATTACGCAGGATTACacagaaatttgtggattacgcggagaaagccaaattactcgctcccgcacaagcgcgtaattccagaagccccaagattataaaaaaacactgaaTATTGATTATGTATTAAAAAGACATCTACAATAGCTCAATTCTtattgaaatttattttctgtgtttttttttttagtatttactGTACTGTTGTTGTTAAACTGTACTGACatgttttttgtattttgttagATGATTAACTGTTACAAAAAGTGCAAGGAGATTGGAGCCATCGCCCAAGTCCATGCTGAGAATGGTGACTTGATTGATGAGGTACAGTTCATTCTAAGAATACAAGGTCTTTTTCAGACTAGATTATACCATATATACTGTATTCTGCTTTGCCTTTTCAATGTCCAAGTGTGCATATAATATTCAAAATTGGTGTGGTTTATTTGTCTGTAGGGTGCCAAAAAGATGATCGCTATGGGAATAACAGGCCCAGAGGGTCATGAGATGTGCCGGCCTGAGGAAGTTGAGGCTGAGGCCACACAGAGAGCAATTACTATTGCTAACCAGGTTAGCCATGTTTGAAGCCTGTGGCATTGTAAAATGTGTTATGAAAATTTTAATATGATTGTGATTGTGATTAAAGTAgagatttttttgttaaaaaattctttttgATACATGATGCTGATACGTGATTTTCACAAAATAAGTAAAATTGTTGCTTCGTGGGTTGCTTCTGCATCATTCTGTTGTCTTCTTGAGTTCATTTTATACCTGTCCAATCTCCAGGTTAATTGCCCTCTGTATGTAGTCCATGTTATGAGCAAGAGTTCTGCTAAGGTGATCAGTGATGCTAGACGCCTTGGAAAAGTTGTAATAGGAGAACCCATTGCAGCTGGTCTTGGATGCGATGGTACCAACTACTGGCACAAATGCTGGAGACATGGTGCAGGTATTCCCACCTTTTCTATTCACCCTAGGgttttgaaaaatatctttGTCATGCATACAATACTTTACTGTGCATGTGATACACCGAATACGAAGTACTTTTTAATTGGAAGCATTTTTCCAACCTCCCTCCTAATGTAGACTTGCTAGTATAGTCACAAAACTGAAAGGCTGTGAATTGATAAGCCTATGTTCCAACATCAAGAACATgtaaattgtgtcttcttggTCCGGATATGGGTAATTTTATCTCCCCCTTGTTGAATATGACAGAATCCATTTTATGTGAAAACTTTAATTCTTGCCAGACCTGGCCTAGCTCTTCTTTCTGGTTTCTTATTATTGAGCTGCAAAACAAACTGAACCACCAAGTATTTTCCAACTGTTGCTGTATTTACTATTGTTGATTGCCACCCAAGCAGTATCTGTTCTTTGATTATTGTAGGCCATGTTATGGGTCCTCCACTCCGTCCAGACACATCTACTCCAGAACACCTTATGAATCTCTTGGCAAAGTAAGTATTTCTACTTTTTTGGTTCCAAAATtcatattaataataattcatgTTAATAAACAGCTTTGAGCAACCTCTATTTGAATCCAAACAATGACTTAATTCATCGTTTAGACAGGTACACACCTGAGTACTGTAAGTGTTTCTAAatgtgatgttttttttttttgctcttttttgTCTAGTGATGACCTTCAGTGCACAGGAACAGATAACTGCACATTTAGCTCAGAACAGAAAGCTCTTGGCAAGAATGACTTTCGCAAAATTCCAAATGGTGTTAACGGTAAGTGTTGATTGACTTAAAGTCAGGTTGTAGACTGAGGACTACTTCCAATGTTTACCCATATCAAGTGGACAAGATCAAGTTATCACTACCTTCTTGAGTAAACTATAGCATATTGCCCTTGCAGGCATTGAAGACAGAATGTCCGTAATCTGGGAAAAAGGCGTGGTGAGTAGTAGAATTAGTCAACCACCAGGTGTGATGATTATACACGCTCATTTGGGGATTTGTTTTGCAGCATGCAGGTAAAATGGATCCTTGCCGGTTTGTTGCTGTTACAAGTACAACTGCAGCCAAGATCTTCAATGTCTATCCCCAAAAGGTGATATTGTTTTTCCAGCCCAATGTTTCACAAATAGAATGTATTTTAAactagtttatttttaactcctacattttttttggaaaGTGCAATAGAGAACATTATTTTTACGGTCCAGCCAGTGTaatatgttgttgtttactcATAGGGTCGTATTGCCATCGGCTCTGATGCAGATATTGTGGTCTGGGATCCAGAAGCAACAAGAGTCATATCTGCCAAAACACACCATCAGGTAAACACACCATCAAGGTAAAATTTCCATCAGGTTAACAAATCATGGGAAAAAAACCCTTACTCAACATGGGTCCAGTAGGCACCAGACTGATCATCCAGCTTTCTCACTTTTTACATGTACTTATATGCAGACATGTTTCACATTTGTATAGCGCAAATTACCATCGCTAGACATGATCAAATGCATCCCTGCCAGTATTTTATGAAATATCCTTATTTCAACTGTTCTTCTTCTGTTGCCTTACTCAAGCCCTTGTATCTTCACAGGCTGTAGACTTCAACATATTCGAGGGAATGGAGTGCCATGGGGTGCCGGTGGTGACCATCAGCCAAGGCAAGGTCGTGTATGAAGGGGGCGAGGTAAGTGTGGAGCAAGCTGCTTTCTTTTCCAAACGACCCCGTGCAACGAAAAGTGATACAACCTTCTGATTGAAGGTGTTTGGATGTCGCAACTATCGTGTTAATTCCGTAATCTGATGCAAAATGTCATTAAAGTTAGTTTTTTTGCACCTGAAAACTAACTAAACTTGTTAACCATACCCAAGACTAGTAGTTATGATAATTTGTTCCTTGTGAGCTCCAATCGGTTTGTGGCTCTGGGTGGTCTAtccctttttttcttgaaatatAATGAGATCTTGTATGTTTTTATATTGAGGTCCTGCTAGGTTTAcgtgtttttttgtttcaggCGGTTTAACCCCTACATTTACCCCTCTTTGGATTAGATTATTACGAGCTAGTGTCTAGTGAAAATTGCTTGTCTACCATGGCTTCAATGctgtttttctcttccttTCCTTCCCTTCGATTATACTAAGATCTTGTGTCTAACATTTATTATGTTTTCCTTGCTAGTTCCATGTGGTCCGTGGCTCTGGCCGTTTCATACCCACACCTCCCTTCTCTCATTACATGTACAGCAGAATCCACACAAGAGACAAGGTAAAACCACATTTACCCGTTAAAATAGCTTCTCTCCAAAAACTGAAATTCGTCCGATATCTGCAATAGGAATAGGCTGAGAGAAAGAACAGCCAATTAACTGCAACAAAAGAGAAGCAACAAAGCTTTGTACTATAGCACCTCATTCCTTTTTGTCTGACTCGGCAAAATAAAATGGGATTCCGTAAGGCTTCAAACCAGGGCCTCACCGTTACGTTGCATTTAACAGAACTCTTCTATGCGATTCGGTAATAGTTTTGTTGACATCAAGTGCAACAtcacactaaaaaaataaggttATCAGAAATCTTATTCATATCGTCCtcatattatttatatatttctgaaatactttcttttttttctgagtttaTGACATGTTGCATTTTTTATAACAACTACACCACTTACTACATCCAAACTCATAATCCTACTTAAcacgtttttttctcttattgtTTAGAATTGCCAACCAAAAAAGGTTGATCGAGAACCTTACACTGGAAAAGTACTGACAATCGAACCTGACCCTAAGGCTGCGGTATTTACTTCGCCTGCTCAGCGGAGAATGAAGGAGCGAGAAGAAGTCAAGAAGAACCCACACAGAGATCTCCATCGCTCAGGCTTTGAGCTTTCAGGTATGCATAACACAGAGATCTCTATCGCCCATAATTTGAGCTATCAGGTACGCGTAACACAGAGATCCCCATCGCCGTACTTTGACCTATCAGGTGCTCATAACACAGAGATCTTCATCGTTCAGGCTTTGAGCTATCAGGTACGCGTAACACAGAGATATCCATCGCCCATAATTTGAGCTATCAGGTACGCGTAACACAGAGATCTCCATAGCCCATACTTTGAGCTATCAGGTAAGCTGCGCAAAGTGATCTCCATCGCTCAGGCATTGATCGGTCTGGTAAGCTTGTAGGGAGATTCTTCCCTACTGGAAAGGATTATCAAAGGACTTTTTGAATAACCAAAATGGAATTTATTTGGAATGTCCGATTCTCTTCGT contains:
- the LOC5518733 gene encoding dihydropyrimidinase, coding for MTSAMAQKDRILIKGGTIVNDDQMFEADVYIENGLIKEISKSVICPGGTKVIDASRKLILPGGIDTHTHLQMPFMGTTAIDDFFIGTKAALAGGTTMIIDFVIPAKGESLLEAYDKWRGWADEKVCCDYGFHVAVTWWSEEVAEEMEILVKEKGINSFKTFMAYKDVMMINDAEMINCYKKCKEIGAIAQVHAENGDLIDEGAKKMIAMGITGPEGHEMCRPEEVEAEATQRAITIANQVNCPLYVVHVMSKSSAKVISDARRLGKVVIGEPIAAGLGCDGTNYWHKCWRHGAGHVMGPPLRPDTSTPEHLMNLLANDDLQCTGTDNCTFSSEQKALGKNDFRKIPNGVNGIEDRMSVIWEKGVHAGKMDPCRFVAVTSTTAAKIFNVYPQKGRIAIGSDADIVVWDPEATRVISAKTHHQAVDFNIFEGMECHGVPVVTISQGKVVYEGGEFHVVRGSGRFIPTPPFSHYMYSRIHTRDKNCQPKKVDREPYTGKVLTIEPDPKAAVFTSPAQRRMKEREEVKKNPHRDLHRSGFELSGRQFDDERPYRPSSRVAKPPGGASSIVFDQ